Part of the Candoia aspera isolate rCanAsp1 chromosome 1, rCanAsp1.hap2, whole genome shotgun sequence genome, GATCATTCAGCTGAAGGTAAAATTTGTTCTAGAATATTTCCAATTTGTTTGGATGTGCCAAGTGAGGCTATTTCTGTGTCATGGTTGATTTGTCCATCTAGTCGTATGATTTTATAGAGGTTTTACTGTGACTTGTAAAGACTTTGATTAGCACTGGTAATAAAACTGGATAAAAGTCCTCCACAGTCAATAAATTTAGCTTTGGGGTGAGAACAATATGGATCAAAATATTTGCTTGATGAaactaattttcatttttcattaccTGTTCTAGAGCAATCCTTTCcaagtccttttaaaaaaaatattccattctTTTAGATATGAAGCTGAGATGAACTATCTTAAAATAGCACAAGACTTGGAGATGTATGGGGTTAATTATTTTCCAATTGCTGTAAGTATGTATGATTTTTAATGCATCTGATTCAGCTTTCTCTGACCTGAAGTTCCCAGATGTTTGACTATAACTCCCATCTGCCCCAGCCAACACTGCCAGTAAAAGGGGGCTGTAGGAGTTATTCAAAACATCTGGGAGTCTCAGCATTGCCTATTGTGACCTGGAGTGATTTGCCTGACTTAAAAAATGCTCTCCACTGGAAAATGCTATGACTCTTAAAGCAAATATCTTGGTCTTACATTCTTCAATGTGTATTCACATTAGCTAACATAAGGGTAAATTCTAGCTCATAGATGCCTATGATTTGACTCTTTTATATGAAACAGCGGGGAAGAAGCTGCCAAGCAGGCAAAAGTACTGGTTATGTACTTCATTACAGAGAGACTAGTTGAGAAGCAGTAAGGACAACTGAGTAGGACAATATATTTCCCAATTAATGCAGGTGTTTACCATGAACCTGGAACTGTGAAATGTGCATTTTAGGCCAATCTATAGTAAGTTGCAGTTGGTTGATGTCAGAGGATGAATGTATTGATTTTCATCTTGGATTTCTCCATAGCAAAAGAAGAATCATACAGACTTCCTGCTTGGGGTAGATGCCAAAGGGATTCATGTCTATAGCATCAATAACCGCTTCTCTCCAAATAAGTCTTTTGAGTGGAGCAGCATCCGAAACATTACTTATTCTGAGAAAGAGGTAGGTGGATGTGCTGCGGGAACCCTGCTCTGAGATGAGTGGTAGATCTACCATTAGGAATGGTAGAATTGGAGAGAGACTAACTCAGCAAAGTAGCTCAATTGTTTTTGAGCTGTAGTTGCTACTAAAATtgtgtaatattttttaaaataaatttatctacctacctacccatcTACCATATACTTAATATAACCTCATACTTCCAAACTGACAAGGGCACAACAACTAATGTTAGTCCCACCTACCTAATGACAATGGCCCCATCTAGGAGGACCTGAGATGGCTTTATATATCATGGTCTGATCATCTATTAATATCTATTAATCTGTTAACATATATTaatattatgatttttaaaaggcaCAGATTttagtccttaaaaaaaaaaagaatatttactcTGTTCAGGGCATGTAAGCTATGTAAAGTATGAAGTCCCATAGCGTTAAAAGCATCCAGTCTAAAAATAGACATAATGGAAAAAATAGTTTGATATTTTTCATAAATACATGGCAAAAATGCAGTGAAAAACTAGTACTCTAATAGAATCTACCTTTTACCGAAAACacattatgatttctttcttaaaatgtttcgGAGAAGCCAGTGTACTAAAACACAAGAGAGTTGCACATGTGCTactaaactaaaaatacaaacttttcTGCAGGAATAAACACTGGGGCTGGTGCGGGGGGCGGGGGTCAGAGAAGGCAAGGGAATGGGGGGACCAATCTGTACTGCTCCAGGGCTCACTTCCACCTACATGTGTCCCCAAATTATGCAGAATTTCATTGCTGTTCTTGCCAAAATGGATGCATGGTGGTGGTCGTGTGTTATATGCTCTTTATTCAGTTCCAGTCTCCAAACTAGGACTGATCTctgaggtaccccactgcataccTCCTTCCATGTGGACACAGGCTCATTAAGGACCATGCGTTGGCTACAGTTgttcagccaactgtgaatccatctgctggtgggaccatccatcccacattgcTCCAGTTTATCAAGAGTAGGCTGTGTACTTtttcaaatgccttactgaagtctaagTTTTAAAACAACACAGATAAACTATATGGTAACAGTAAAGAGCAACATATAGCATAATAATTAAATTGGAAAGAAAAACGTTGGCACAATAGGTAAGCCTCAGTACTGCAACACCTGCTTTAATTCCACGTGTGGAAGAGAAGTGTCTCAGCATGCATGGGTCTTCAGTGAAAGCAAGCTTTGTATGTCGGCACTTGGTGTATAACCctcatctggaaaaaaaaccctccttttttctttcagcttACAATTAAGCCTGCTGACAAGAAAGCTgaggttttcaagttcttttcCTCACAACCTAAAGTCCATAAACTGGTGAGTGCTTTCTTACGTAGAAGGCTTCTTGTCCCATTATAATCATGGCCAAAGACAGTGGCCTGACCATACAGGTCTATGCTTGGGGGAAACAGAGACCCTGTAATGCTGAATCGCACTGGCTGCCTAGACATTGCTGATTGGACTTGGTTTTTAGTGATAACATACAAGCCATAAATGATTATGAGGAAGCAAATGAGGGAGTGTTTCCTGCAGTATGTACCTATCTAGATGTTAAGATCTGCAGGGTAAGACTTGCTCTGCTTCCCTTAGCTAGGAGAGCCAAGCTAggtagggatttatttatttatcttacagGGTTTATAGACTGCTCCAATCAGCACCACCTCCGAGCAGTATACAGTTCCCACCTCTGTTATGCAGattgaaacagaaaacaaaaatgcaaaatccaTAAAATCATATGCATAGGACTGGGAACACACCGCAATCAAGCAAAATAGAATCCATGTCCATTGGTAGAAGGGCCAATCGTACTCCCTAGGGCATGTTGGAACAGCCAAATCTTTATAGACTTTCTAAACACCAAAGGGGAAGGGTCCATTTGGAAGTCTAGGGAATGCTATCCCAAAGGCAGTGATAGAAAATGCCCACTTCCACACTTCTTTCTAGTGGACTGTCTTTTGGAGTGCCTTTTCCCTGGAGTCCAGGCTCATGGTGGGCTTTATCTGCCTTTGGTACCAGGTGAAGTCCTGGCTTTTAAACTCTCTCATTTGGGACTTAACCATTACAGCCTAATTATGCCTTTTGTCCCTTCAGCACCTCTGTCAGTTACTAAGATTAGTATTCTGTTTTAGATGAATTTATTATTTATCCTCTGGGTAGTGCTGGGCCGTATCCACGTTCTGTGTATTCCCTTATGGACCTAGAAGCATATATGTGTCGCTCtccattattaacatcccttcgtctattatttccttttctctgttttagttctgcttttatagtttttaatgttttttaatcaTCCTTCTAATGGTTTTAGGTAACACTTGTTTTATATATCTACTGTTTTACTGGattgttgtacgccgcccagagtcacttttcatgagatgggtggccatagaaagtagattaatagataaataaataaatagcagttcCAAATGAAAACTGTCTCCTAGGTAATGTCAGGCCCAAGCTGAGTACAGACATGTAGGTTATCAATCAATCTTCTAAGGGCATTTAAGAAATAATGAGGATTATCAGAATGGGATGGCATTCCTGTAGTGCCCTGTTTGTTGTATTTTGCTGAGGCGTCTAGAGAGTGGTTGCTGAAAACGAAATCAACGCTTGGTTTGATGGAATGGTGATTTTAGGGTTAATCTGAAGAAGTCAGCAGAAACATTATGGCCCCAGAATTGTCCTTCACTAGTGGCTGAGTAGGTAACAAAGTTGCAAATTGGATTGGAGTTGCTTTCCCTTTGTGTATTGTTGCAATATCAGCTAGAgtggaagagagccagtttggtctagtggttaaggcaggaaagccggctgggtgaccttgggccagtcacacactctcagcccaactgggtGCAATGTAGTCTAgtctcctcgtggtgcaccccgggcaacgtgacttgtcatggctaaataggctacacatctggctgctggacctcacaaggatttcccagcaagaaaaagcagcatgaacaccgaactgctatgccatatgatttaaaaaaaaaaaaaagctagagtgGAAAGCGGAGAATGGAATGCAGTGGGAAGGGCTTGTAACCTAGTAAGGCACCAGCTTAGTCCATATTTCCCTTAGCAATAGCAAGTGCCCACCCTCAGTCATTAGTGCCCACCTTTTGCAAGTATTTTGCCCACCCAAGGGTGTGAATAATTATTGTATACCAGTAAAATTGTATTTGCTTATGATGCATTGATTTTCTGATAGTAGCTGTTTAAATCCTGATGCCTTAGAATGTCTTTTTTGCGCTTGCTTTGAAAGCCGATTTCCAAGTGCCATTATCCTGTACAGAATAAAGCGACAAAGAGATTCCTGCCTTGCCTGTTAATTGGCAAAGCGTGCCAGGTTTAAAGAACCCAGAGTTCCTGGGACAACAGGTTAGATGAGTTTTTGGGTTACCTGGAGAACTAAATCAAGCCTCCCTCCCTTCGGATACTGAGCATTATGAAGTAATCGGTGAGGGCTGTTGGGTTCATATTCTGGACTTCCCAGACCCACCTGGTAGCTGATTGAAGGAAACCGGATGCTGGACTCCTCTTGGATAGCTCCAGCgagacatttttcttttctcctttcttgcaGATCATGCAGTTCTTCATTGGAAACCATGACTTGTTCATGAGAAGGCGGCGAGTGGATCCTATTGAGATCCAGCAGATGAAAGCTCAAGCCAGGgaggagaaagcaagaaagaaggtGACTCTTAGAGCTGGTTCAAATGCTAAAAGATTTCACAAAGTTTTAACTTGCTTCCATGCTGCTTCTGTGGCAAACAATGATCAGACACGCATTATCATCATTATCGTTCTAATTATTTTTGCAATACTTTATGGGGTATCACTCTCACACAAGGGTCAAAGTAGACAACTTATTTGTGACATAGATATACTGCTAACTTCCATGTGTGGCCCAAACATAAATATTCAGTAAAAACCATTATAATCAACTATTTAAACCTAGTGAAGAGAATCTGAACAAAGGGCAGTGATATACATTTTTCTTGAGGtaaataccttttttttaaaagtagactTTTCTCTATTCTGAGTCCCTCTCCATATCCGTGGGAAGTTTAAAACAtgggttttctttcattttctttttaaaataggaacaaaaaaggagtggctcttcttcctggttttttttattgtatctgTGGTGCTGTTTTCTATGCAGGTTTTTACCTGTATATAGCTTTACATAAAAacctaacaaaacaaaaacaaaacaacaaaacattctGTTTGCATACTCCAGAGAACTGTTCCACCACGAataccaattgaagagaatatctgtaaataaatatgcaaatggATTGCATataaacagcaaataaataaatatccaaataaataaataaatatccaaataaatatccactgcaaataaatatgaaatcaatAACTAAGTCTGCAGCTAATTTTGGGCAGATTTATTTGCAAGACGACTGGACAGTGTTTGCAAATGACAGGGCCCTACCCCTGGGAGGTTACAGTTGAAAAGTTGGTAATGTGGAAGGGAGGTGGAAAAACCAGGCAGGGCAGCACAGCTGCACCGTGCTGTGCGGTTCCTGCAGATGTCCAACCTCGCTCGTTCCTCAGATGGAGCATCAGAGGCTGGCCAGGGAGAAGCAGCTGCGGGAGGAAGCCGAGCGAGCCAAAGAGGAACTGGAGCGGCGTCTCTTTGAAGTGGAAGATGAAGCTCGGCAAGCTAATGAGGCTCTGGTGAGCATCGCAGTGGTAATGAAGCCTAGTGGTAGGTGCTCTCAGGGCTGCTGGTCAGTTGTCTCCACTTTGCACCCACTTGAAGGACATACCTGTTTTTGAACCCCCCTCCAGCGCCGTTCGGAGGCAGCAGCAGAGCTGTTGGCTGAGAAAGCCCAGATTGCTGAGGAGGAGGCCAAACTGTTGGCTCAGAATGCTGCTGAAGCAGAGCAGGAGCGCCATCGATTAGAGCTGGCAGCCTTGAAGACCAAGGAGGAGAAGCGGCTGATGGAGCACAAGATAAGGGAGGCTGAGCTGATTGCCATGAAGCTGGTGAAGGAATCGGACCGAAGGTGACGCGCTACACAGGAGACTTAGTGGGTCATGCTGCATGTGATCCCCCAGCCGTTTCTGACACAATGATGTGTATTTCTGTAGGCTGCCTACAGCAGTGGtgtcaattacaggtagtccttgcttaatgaccacaattgggactggaatttcggtagctaagtgaagcagttattaagtgaatctgacctgattttatgaccttttttgtggtggttgttaagtgaatcagtgTGGGTGCTGagagaaccacatggtcattaagcaaatcatgtggttccccactgattttgcttgtcggaagctgcccgggaaggttgaaaatggcaatcatgtgaccatgggatgctgtgatggtcgtaaatgtgaaccggttgccaagagcccaaatcctggtcacatgactgcacagacactgcgactgtcataagggtgaggaccagtcgcaagtcagttttttcagcaccgtcataagtctgaactgtcgctaaatgaatggttgttaagtgaggactacctgtagtcccaaGTACAAGTTAGAAACATTTTAATACAGTCCTTATGAACCATCATACGTATAAAAGCTAAGTGCTGGGTTCCAGGACTTTGTTAGGTTCTGGTGGCATCCCAAGAAAGAAAGTCAGGCAAGGCAGATGAAGGGCTTGGGTTAAGGTAAAAGACAAATCCTAGGGATTTATCAGACAGTAAAACAGAATAAAGCTTTGTGGGAGAAGGcagaggcaaaccacttctctcgtgctgcccagaaaactccatggatgtgtctgtgaagtcaccaagaatcagtTTTTTATGTGTGACGCATCTTGGCTTTTTGGACTGTATCCTGCTGGTATCCTGGTTCCTGAATATTATAGAGTGATTCTTGGCAGTGTAAACATTGCAATAAACAGCAAAAGTACATATTTAGATAAAaattaacttaaaaataaaacttatcgACATATActcataattgtttttaattgaaggCTAATTAAAATGGTTATTTAGATAGACATTAAAATTTaaacaataatatttaaaaacacacattttaaatggtttttaaattGCACAGAAGTGAATTATTACCTCTATTCTACTAATCACCCAATTATTTTCTTAGTGATTGTGATTGTAATGATGTTTCTGCTTATAGAAAAAAAACTTGCAATGACAGAAACccaccccccccccagtattcAGGTATTAATATTGTGAGACCCTTAATAAATTGAGGCTTATCAGTTACCATGGTTATCTGATACCATGAATTGTCTTAGGTTTTGCTTTTTGATAGATGGATCCATAAAGCAGCCAACAGAAATCCCGTCTCTTGACAAAATTGATTGAAAGCCCATTGTGCTTTCAGGGCATTAGTTAAGGACTGCCTTTGAGAAATATGGATTGATTTGCTTATAATGGTGATTTGGCTTGGTAGGGTCAAAGAAGCTGAGCATTTGAAACAGGACCTACAGGAAGCCAGAGcagctgaagagaaagcaaagcaaaagcttCAAGATGTCAGCAAGTTTAACTCTCCTCCTGTAAGTTTTTCTTTTCAGTCCATGGTTGCTTCAGAGGTAGAAGCAATGGTTTAATTGCCACAGTTGCTTAGGTAAAGGGTAAACCTGCAACAGGTAAAGTAGACTGTCTTTCTATCCACTTAAGTTGTCCAGAAGGCAGAGAATCCTGGGAAATGTAGTATTCCATCAAAGATATCTCAACATCTTTCTCAGCTAGAATTTTCAGAGCATCTTTCAAGGAAGGActgattaaaaaggaaaatgtcgagttcttggtgctttctgctctctgagcttggttgtttgcttgcagacgtttcattacccagctaagtAACGTCATCAGGGTTGATgttacttgcactgatgatgttacctagtttggtaatgaaacatctgcaagcaaacaaccaagctcagagaacaccaaggactccacagttcatccctgagctacagatattctcttatATGAAGAAGGAAAATATCTGAACAGCTGCCAAAGACAGAATTGTAAAATGGTAGATCACATGACATTGTGTTTGTAATTGATGCCTTCAGGGTAGACAGTTTGTTAACCCCAGACAAACTGAGAAGGAGTCTGTTtctactagagcagtgtttctcaaccttggctgctttaagctttgtggacttgaactcccagaattccccagccagccacacagcttaaagcagccaaggttgagaaacactgtactagagcCTATCCATACAGGTTCCAGTCTGATCTGTGCTGGGCTGTAATTATGCCACCCAGTGGAGTTTTTTCTGTAACATTTTCTGCATAAATTCACAGATGCATAACACAATCCCATGTATTCAAGACCTACTCCTAAGTAATAAAGGATTCGATATATCGtaccttttgttttttgttgcctTTCCTAGCATACTGTCAAGTGTACTCTGTCTCCGTCTGCTGACGCCAGGGATACTAGCAGTGACAAAGGATTTGTAAAGATGGATTTAAGAGACATTGACTTGAAGAGGCTCTCCttggagatagagagagagaggtaggaCTGTCCTCCTGTAGCTGAAATAAGGCCAGGCACATTCCAATCTCAGAATATTGGTGGATGAAAATTTGTGCCAGAGTGGAATTCATCACGCTTTATACCTTTAtgcagaaatttattttatttcgcATTAGATATTGGCATTAGATATTTCTGGCAGCAGCAGAACAGCCACCCTGTTGAACATAGAAAACATATTCCCAAACACTAGATATATTAGACACCTTCCTAGTTTTTGCGTATCTGTATGATCTCAAGGATCTCTTACCATCAGAAGAGTAGAAGAAATAGAGAAAGCGGAGGTTTTTAGGATCTTCTGTTTATTTGAAATCTGAGCATCGGCTGCTTCAGGAATAGTAGAATCTCTTTCTTTGCCACATATGGAACAACTGGTATAAATTGAGGGCTACGCAGCATAACGCTTCCCCTGCTGAAAGCAAGGATGGTGTGTCCTTTCTGTGATTTGATAATCAGATGCCATGGACTTAGTACCTAAATCTGTGAAAACTCAAAGTCTGAGTCCAAAGGGAAGTGCAGACATTGCATCTTAGGCAGACTTGGTTTGCTAGATCATGAGTACACAACTTTTTTAGCTGTAAGGGTTGCACAGGTTACCCACTGGCAGTTTGGGAGTCTCAGGTTTGAGTACTTCTTATCCCAATCAGGGTATTCCATCTGGGAACTGTAATTGGTCCAACATATCTGGTAAGGAACAGCTTAGATAGGTTGATCCATTAATTTTTCAGGTCCTGCCATCTGTTCTCTTGTAGCCCCAGGTATTAGTTCTGGCTCAGGTACCAGTTTCAGGATGTTTACAGCCCATTTGATTATCtccattctgtttccttttttgttttgtgtctGCCTCAGATTGGACTACCTAGATAAGAGTAGAAAGTTTGAAGATCGGCTAAAAGAACTCAAGACTGAAATCCATGCTCTCAAACTTGAAGAGAAACACGCTGGGTTTCTTTCTCATTGGAACATAATCCTTGACTCTTTGGACCATTCGTCAGAGAAGACATACAAGGTTCCAATATAGTcaagcatttttttcttaaatttgcaATGAGTGCATACAAAAAACTCAATTTTGTCACTCTCTCAGGAGTCAACCAGAGGTgttgtgatgaacgcctacccaagtttccaaccagactcacacaagaaacttatggatatctgatttattactggatagtatgcaagttcaagagcaaagctgagaatggcaaaagcgcgggtctttcaaacaattaaagcttagacagttccaggccctccccccagagtcagtaagagtccactccccgcagcctgcaggtgttcctaacggttccttcCGGTCTTccggaaagtgtccttgaacaggcgagataacccgaAGAGGcattccaaagcctctacatcagtgcctgatacaaaagaacaagagcagcgccctcccgaacggtaacacgtgtcagcaccatcaTGGCATGGggactggttacgatgttcacaggaacattggaacaggaaccctTACAGGTGTCTTCCTGGCACTTGCAAGCCTGGTTTAAAGGCAATGGCCTTTCTTTGTAATATGTACCTGAATCCATGGCAGAAATATTTGGGACTGTCACAATGATTCCAATGATTAAGACTTTAGACAATAAAAATTGACAAGTAGGAATTGAGTTTCATTTTTAATCAATGAAATTAATAAATGCAATCAAATAGACTTCAATACTTAATACATTAAAAGGTGTAAAAACTGCTGATGGTATGCACAGTGTTAGAAAAAGCTTTCCCTCTTTGAGAGATTGCCTCTCTTCTCACATAGAAGCAAGCAAACCATCTTAAAAACAAACCCCCTATCTTAGTCATATACAGATTGACAGAGATTCTAACAATTAACCAAACTGCTTTGTCTAAAATACTTTTAACTGTGTAACAAGAGAAGATGTTTTTTGACCTTCATAAAGGGACAATTTCCAGGCCAGGAGAAATAAAGTGGTTTTATTGTGGCTTTCAAAGGTTTTCATGTTATCCTGAATTAACTTAAAACCCCAATTAATGGCTAAtatgctgcttttttaaaaggctCCTGTTTGGATGAAAACCCTTGAAGCAGACCTGCTTGATAATCTGCAGCAGTCCTTTTCACCATGTCTGCTAAATGTGATTGAGAATACCATGCCCACTGCAGCAACAGAAAACTCTTTTCCAACCCATCCCCTGGTTGTCAGTAACATGGGAACAGGACACCGAAAGCACATTAAGGTAACTGgctttgcatttcattttctgtaCTCCATGCCATACTACGTCCTGTTGACCAGTCTTTTCCTTAgaggagagccagtctgatgtagtggttaaggcaccgggctagaaaccaggagactgagctctagtcctgacttaggcatgaaagccggctgggtgactttgggctggtcgctctctcccagcccaactcaccgcacagggttgttgttgtggggaaaacaggaggaaggaataCTAGGTAGGTTCCCCgccttattcataaaaataataaaggcaggataaaaaaacctttaaaaaatctaTTATGTGCATATTGGGAGGAGACGTTTATACAAGAACTGGCTCTCAAGATCTAAGTTAGGCCCATCGACTTGGACTTCTCCTCCTCTAGCCGCCAGCCAGATGCTTTGGGATGCTTGTGAACTGGACACAAGGTTTAGTTGTTCCTTGTTCCTCATCTTCAGTTCTGCTCCTGGGTCCAACTGATAGATCTACTCCCTATCAGTTTGTTTGTATCACATCCACCTCACATGACGTTGACTCTAATCTACTTCTTTTCATCTAATAGGTGTTTTCCCTAAGAAAATCCAGAGAATAATTAGTACTTTCAAAACAAGTacaaaagggaagaggaagggaaaaggcTGACTCAGTGTATCAGACATAATGATAGTTATGTAGTCAGAATGTTTAAGTTTATACAGTATCagacttttttctcccttctttcttcacaactcattttttttcaacaCTATTTTTGCCTAACGAAGAGATTTCAAAACTTGCACATTTTTGATGATCTTTGGCCTAATATGAATTTTTGACAAATTACGTACCACTGGGGCTACCTTCTATCTCTGTGCGCTACTGGATGAAGGGAGAGCACTTAATTCcatgggtggggagagagagagaagagaatgcCCTTTTTTTCAAATACCAACTAAGCCTGTTGTATGTGAACACTTTTATTGGCCCATTATACAACTGTGGTTTAGAAATGGTTGCTTCACATCATGGCTGTAGGAAGTAGTGAAAGGTTCCATTTTATTCCTGTTCTAATGTCAGTATGGGACTGCTTATTGCAGACTCTTGCCCTTTTTTGCAATgtgtcacctttttttttctgtacctttAAAATGTTGTAATGCCTCTGCTCCAAGCTCTGTAGCCCATTTGCCTTTTTAAACTGaaacttctttcttttactttctttgtgGCTTCCTAGGTTCAACAACACAAAACAGATGTGATCTATATTTGAAGTACTTTAAAGGGAATGAGCAGGGCTCTCAAGTTATCCATCTGAAGATTTCTAAAGACTACCTTCAGATTCTGGAAAAAGTGCAGCTGCTGCTTGAAGCACAAGGATAGAAATACTCCTTTTTAATTCCTAGGAAATGGTGCTCATATTCTGATATAGAAACAGGTAATACTAGCTGACCAGGAGTCTAGGTTTGCAAATCCAATACACCTTACTATTTAACCTATCATCCTGAAAGTAACTCAGCATTTCAATTACGTTAACTGAGGATTTGCCATACCAATGTATGCGCGTAAGAAGAATCTTAAGAAATTCTAACAGATCTATTATGTTATGTTCCCAAAGCCAGCAATTCTGTTAAGTTACTTGGGAGTAAAGATTGAGTTGCATATTCATTTAAGAACTATGAACAAGTTGTGgttaaatttcattaaaagcaaTGGGATTATATCACAACTAGATTGTACATTTAGAATTTTTCATAAAAGTGGAAATGTAAGTTTATgatcataaatatttttatttttgtaaagtaGTCTGCAactgttattttcatttttttaaaaaaataagt contains:
- the LOC134493869 gene encoding merlin-like isoform X2 — its product is MSITGLKKKQPKMFKVKVSTMEAEMEFSCEMKWKGKDLFDQVCRALGLRESWFFGLWYSVKGMGTWLKMDKKVLDQDIPKEAPVNFCFLVKFYPEKVEEELLQEITQHLFFLQVKKQILDEEIYCSPEATVLLASYAVQAKYGDYDPNLHKPGFLVPEELLPKRVLHQYQMTPDMWEERITACYAGHQGMARYEAEMNYLKIAQDLEMYGVNYFPIAQKKNHTDFLLGVDAKGIHVYSINNRFSPNKSFEWSSIRNITYSEKELTIKPADKKAEVFKFFSSQPKVHKLIMQFFIGNHDLFMRRRRVDPIEIQQMKAQAREEKARKKMEHQRLAREKQLREEAERAKEELERRLFEVEDEARQANEALRRSEAAAELLAEKAQIAEEEAKLLAQNAAEAEQERHRLELAALKTKEEKRLMEHKIREAELIAMKLVKESDRRVKEAEHLKQDLQEARAAEEKAKQKLQDVSKFNSPPHTVKCTLSPSADARDTSSDKGFVKMDLRDIDLKRLSLEIERERLDYLDKSRKFEDRLKELKTEIHALKLEEKHAGFLSHWNIILDSLDHSSEKTYKAPVWMKTLEADLLDNLQQSFSPCLLNVIENTMPTAATENSFPTHPLVVSNMGTGHRKHIKVQQHKTDVIYI
- the LOC134493869 gene encoding merlin-like isoform X1 produces the protein MSITGLKKKQPKMFKVKVSTMEAEMEFSCEMKWKGKDLFDQVCRALGLRESWFFGLWYSVKGMGTWLKMDKKVLDQDIPKEAPVNFCFLVKFYPEKVEEELLQEITQHLFFLQVKKQILDEEIYCSPEATVLLASYAVQAKYGDYDPNLHKPGFLVPEELLPKRVLHQYQMTPDMWEERITACYAGHQGMARYEAEMNYLKIAQDLEMYGVNYFPIAQKKNHTDFLLGVDAKGIHVYSINNRFSPNKSFEWSSIRNITYSEKELTIKPADKKAEVFKFFSSQPKVHKLIMQFFIGNHDLFMRRRRVDPIEIQQMKAQAREEKARKKMEHQRLAREKQLREEAERAKEELERRLFEVEDEARQANEALRRSEAAAELLAEKAQIAEEEAKLLAQNAAEAEQERHRLELAALKTKEEKRLMEHKIREAELIAMKLVKESDRRVKEAEHLKQDLQEARAAEEKAKQKLQDVSKFNSPPHTVKCTLSPSADARDTSSDKGFVKMDLRDIDLKRLSLEIERERLDYLDKSRKFEDRLKELKTEIHALKLEEKHAGFLSHWNIILDSLDHSSEKTYKAPVWMKTLEADLLDNLQQSFSPCLLNVIENTMPTAATENSFPTHPLVVSNMGTGHRKHIKVTGFAFHFLYSMPYYVLLTSLFLRGEPV